One Methanothrix sp. DNA window includes the following coding sequences:
- the pheT gene encoding phenylalanine--tRNA ligase subunit beta — protein MPVVRLYYEDLEQMVGASRELILERLPMMGADVGKSLEADYIDVEFFPDRPDLYSAEGVARALQGFLNIKTGLPEYEVHRGSVEMYVDESVKSVRPVIGCAVVRGLRFTDPFIESLMSLQEDLHWGLGRNRRKVAIGVHDISRVRPPFRYIAEDPDRRTFVPLDFDESMSMREILVRHPKGVAYRHILDGFERFPLIVDADDNVLSFPPVINGELTRVREDTTDLFIDVTGTDPVVHRALNIVVTALAERGGRIEGVRMISPEKEWISPDLSPARWTVTASEANSLIGFNLSAEELAECLRRMRFGAHPLDSSRVEVLVPAYRADIMHTWDIIEDAAKSYGYENLKAEMPATLTIGRPHPMEELRDVVRDLMVGLGYLEVMPFTLTNEKVHFEMMRRRSVDGCTHVMHPISELHTIIRTDILPGLMEILSINQHHALPQRLFAVGDVVIGGRTRCHLSAVSIHSGAGFAEISSVVSAIMRELRISAEIVESSDGAFIPGRGADLMLDGARIGCFGEIHPEVISAFGLEHPVVGMELEISP, from the coding sequence ATGCCTGTCGTGCGTCTGTACTACGAGGATCTGGAGCAGATGGTCGGGGCCTCCAGGGAGCTGATACTTGAAAGGCTGCCGATGATGGGCGCGGATGTGGGTAAGAGCCTGGAAGCGGATTACATCGACGTGGAGTTCTTCCCCGACAGGCCGGATCTCTACAGCGCTGAGGGTGTAGCCAGGGCGCTGCAGGGTTTCCTGAATATAAAGACAGGACTTCCTGAGTACGAGGTCCACAGGGGATCTGTGGAGATGTACGTGGACGAATCTGTGAAGAGCGTGCGCCCGGTTATTGGCTGTGCGGTCGTCAGGGGTCTCAGGTTCACGGATCCGTTCATAGAGTCGCTCATGAGCCTGCAGGAGGACCTCCACTGGGGTCTCGGCAGGAACAGGAGGAAGGTCGCGATAGGAGTTCACGATATCTCCAGGGTGAGACCTCCATTCAGGTACATAGCAGAGGATCCCGACAGGAGAACCTTCGTGCCGCTCGATTTCGATGAGAGCATGAGCATGAGGGAGATACTTGTGCGCCACCCGAAGGGTGTGGCATATCGCCATATTCTGGATGGATTCGAGAGATTCCCTCTGATCGTTGATGCTGATGATAATGTTCTATCATTCCCGCCGGTGATAAACGGGGAGCTGACCAGGGTCAGGGAGGATACAACAGATCTCTTCATAGACGTGACAGGCACGGATCCTGTTGTTCACAGGGCTCTCAACATAGTGGTCACAGCCCTGGCGGAGCGCGGCGGCAGGATCGAGGGCGTGAGGATGATCTCCCCTGAGAAGGAATGGATCAGCCCGGATCTCTCCCCTGCACGCTGGACTGTGACCGCATCGGAGGCGAACAGCCTGATAGGCTTCAACCTCTCCGCGGAGGAGCTCGCAGAGTGCCTCAGACGCATGAGGTTCGGTGCACATCCTTTGGATAGCAGCAGGGTTGAGGTGCTGGTTCCGGCGTACCGCGCGGACATAATGCACACATGGGACATCATCGAGGACGCGGCCAAGAGCTACGGCTATGAGAACCTGAAGGCCGAGATGCCGGCGACGCTGACGATCGGCAGACCCCATCCAATGGAGGAGCTCAGGGATGTGGTTCGGGATCTGATGGTCGGTCTCGGCTATCTGGAGGTGATGCCGTTCACGCTGACAAATGAAAAGGTTCACTTCGAGATGATGCGCAGGAGGAGCGTCGACGGATGCACACACGTCATGCATCCGATAAGCGAGCTGCACACCATAATAAGGACCGATATACTTCCAGGGCTGATGGAGATACTCTCGATCAACCAGCACCACGCGCTGCCACAGAGACTGTTCGCCGTCGGGGACGTGGTCATCGGTGGAAGGACAAGGTGCCATCTGAGCGCGGTCTCGATACACAGCGGAGCGGGGTTCGCGGAGATCAGCTCCGTGGTTTCCGCGATTATGAGAGAGCTGAGGATCAGCGCGGAGATCGTCGAATCGAGCGATGGCGCGTTCATACCCGGCAGGGGTGCGGATCTGATGCTTGATGGGGCGAGAATCGGATGCTTTGGCGAGATACATCCAGAGGTGATATCCGCCTTCGGCCTAGAGCATCCGGTGGTCGGGATGGAGCTGGAGATATCTCCTTAA
- a CDS encoding creatininase family protein, with protein sequence MILGEMSWPEIEKGLMKTRTVILPVGAVEEHGPHLPVTTDTLQVLEVAYEVARRREVFVAPPVHYGICRSTRGFPGTVSVGFDALRDYVYDILLGFYESNFRYVMVLSGHAGGQHMASLKEACQSAVNNTDLRVSLLTDFDLIRCDTPGDGHAGDIETSRMLLHRPDLVRGFPPASHPKRPRYLILRSVREFMGDGIMGDPSRASAQKGSMYFEMAVQGVLEALDELEGCSPE encoded by the coding sequence ATGATCCTCGGGGAGATGAGCTGGCCTGAGATTGAGAAGGGGCTGATGAAGACAAGGACCGTGATACTGCCTGTGGGGGCTGTCGAGGAGCACGGCCCGCATCTCCCGGTGACCACAGACACGCTCCAGGTGCTGGAGGTGGCTTACGAGGTCGCAAGGCGTCGCGAGGTCTTCGTTGCGCCTCCGGTGCACTACGGCATATGCAGGAGCACAAGGGGCTTCCCGGGAACGGTGAGCGTTGGATTCGACGCCCTCAGGGATTACGTCTACGACATTCTGCTCGGGTTTTACGAGAGCAACTTCAGGTATGTTATGGTCCTGTCAGGGCATGCTGGAGGCCAGCACATGGCATCCCTCAAAGAGGCGTGCCAGAGCGCTGTGAACAACACAGACCTCAGAGTCAGCCTGCTGACCGACTTTGATCTCATCAGGTGCGATACTCCAGGGGATGGCCACGCTGGAGATATCGAGACTTCAAGGATGCTGCTCCACAGACCTGATCTTGTCAGAGGATTCCCACCAGCCAGCCACCCAAAGCGCCCCAGATACCTGATCCTGAGATCTGTGAGGGAGTTCATGGGCGATGGGATCATGGGTGATCCGAGCAGGGCGAGCGCACAAAAGGGATCGATGTACTTCGAGATGGCTGTGCAGGGGGTTCTGGAGGCGCTGGACGAGCTGGAGGGGTGCTCACCTGAGTGA
- a CDS encoding phenylalanine--tRNA ligase subunit alpha, which translates to MASERDLRILEAISDGCSSPQEIADRLRVKTEAVLSAAESLAESGLISVDKRVIERFSLTEEGRRYAREGLPERRLIEMIGEGKPVSELQDPALKIAIGWARKKGWVRIDKGVLRPLGRPAEGEDEIALRMLLDGEKSRSEIGSAIDLLIKRDLVTPIRSKSWSYEITDEGMRILSQSRDRFTQTAGYRTGVTLVREISQLTPEIIKSGEWRDARFRPYNVRVPGDTIYPGKIHPYRRLMDRMRRIMLEMGFTEIKGEIIQSSFWNFDALFQPQDHPAREMQDTFYLDSKAEIPDYRSVKEMHERGGGIGSTGWGGVWDPEIARQEVLRTHTTAITIKYLADNPEPPVKAFCIDRVYRREAIDATHTPEFEQLEGVVMDKGVTFSNLLGILKEFYSKMGFEEVRFRPGYFPYTEPSVEPEVWIDGLGWVELGGAGVFRREVTAPFGIEHPVLAWGLGVSRLAMLRLGLKDLRLLYQPDIGWLRDTPVSVFRGV; encoded by the coding sequence ATGGCATCGGAGAGAGATTTGAGGATTCTTGAAGCCATATCAGATGGATGCTCAAGCCCGCAGGAGATCGCTGATCGTCTTCGCGTAAAGACAGAGGCTGTTCTGTCAGCAGCGGAATCTCTTGCAGAGAGCGGGCTCATCAGTGTGGACAAGAGGGTTATAGAGCGTTTCTCGCTTACTGAGGAGGGGAGACGGTACGCGCGTGAGGGTCTCCCTGAGAGAAGGCTCATCGAGATGATAGGTGAGGGAAAACCGGTATCCGAGCTCCAGGATCCTGCGCTGAAGATCGCCATAGGATGGGCCAGAAAGAAGGGCTGGGTCCGGATCGATAAGGGCGTTCTCAGACCTCTCGGCAGACCTGCTGAGGGGGAGGACGAGATTGCCCTAAGAATGCTTCTTGATGGCGAGAAGAGCAGATCTGAGATCGGCAGCGCCATTGATCTCCTCATCAAAAGAGATCTCGTGACCCCAATCAGGAGCAAGTCCTGGAGTTATGAGATAACTGATGAGGGGATGAGGATTCTATCTCAGAGCAGGGATCGTTTCACCCAAACAGCTGGATACAGGACGGGCGTCACTCTGGTGAGGGAGATCTCCCAGCTCACCCCTGAGATCATAAAGAGCGGTGAATGGAGAGATGCGAGATTCAGGCCCTACAACGTCAGGGTGCCCGGGGATACGATCTATCCCGGAAAGATCCATCCGTACAGGCGTCTGATGGATCGGATGAGGAGAATCATGCTCGAGATGGGGTTCACGGAGATAAAGGGCGAGATAATACAGTCGAGCTTCTGGAACTTCGATGCGCTCTTCCAGCCGCAGGACCATCCTGCCAGGGAGATGCAGGATACGTTCTATCTGGATAGCAAGGCCGAGATCCCAGATTACAGAAGCGTGAAGGAGATGCACGAGCGCGGCGGCGGAATAGGATCCACAGGATGGGGTGGCGTGTGGGATCCGGAGATCGCCAGGCAGGAGGTCCTCAGGACGCACACGACCGCGATAACCATAAAGTATCTGGCAGACAACCCGGAGCCCCCTGTCAAGGCCTTCTGCATAGATCGCGTTTACAGGCGTGAGGCAATCGATGCGACTCACACCCCTGAGTTCGAGCAGCTCGAGGGAGTGGTGATGGATAAAGGCGTAACGTTCAGCAATCTTCTCGGGATACTGAAGGAGTTTTACTCGAAGATGGGATTCGAGGAGGTCAGGTTCAGGCCCGGCTACTTCCCGTACACAGAGCCGAGCGTCGAGCCCGAGGTCTGGATAGACGGCCTTGGCTGGGTTGAGCTCGGAGGCGCAGGCGTGTTCAGGCGCGAGGTGACCGCGCCGTTCGGAATAGAGCATCCGGTGCTCGCATGGGGTCTTGGCGTGAGCAGGCTGGCGATGCTGCGTCTGGGCCTGAAGGACCTGAGGCTTCTCTACCAGCCGGACATCGGATGGCTGCGGGACACTCCTGTGTCTGTCTTCAGAGGTGTCTGA